In Oncorhynchus clarkii lewisi isolate Uvic-CL-2024 chromosome 2, UVic_Ocla_1.0, whole genome shotgun sequence, one DNA window encodes the following:
- the LOC139364935 gene encoding tropomodulin-4-like, which yields MSKSDPRDIDEDAILKGMSPEEIEALECELLEMDPENAILPAGYRQRDQTKKSPTGAFDRDALLDHLEKTALEHEDRDDLVPFTGEKKGRAFVPKEGHGKIPDHEQITLEPELEEALKNATDAEMCDIAAILGMYTLMSNKQYYDALGTTGTIANTEGINSVVKPDAFKIFPDEPPNPTNVEETLQQIQKNDSSLFDVNLNNIKDIPIPTLKEIFEAMKGNTHVEYLSIAATRSNDPVAYAVAEMLQENTTLQSLNIESNFITCEGMNAIVKAMANNTTLTEIKIDNQRQKLGDSCEMEIATMLENNSSIVKIGYHFTQQGPRARAAIAITRNNDIIRQQRVR from the exons ATGTCAAAAAGCGACCCCCGGGACATCGACGAGGATGCCATCCTCAAAGGGATGAGCCCTGAGGAGATAGAGGCGCTGGAGTGTGAGCTGCTGGAGATGGACCCCGAG AATGCCATCCTGCCAGCCGGGTACCGCCAGCGTGACCAGACCAAGAAGAGCCCAACGGGGGCGTTTGACCGTGACGCCCTGCTGGATCACTTAGAGAAAACAGCTCTGGAGCATGAGGACAGGGACGACCTAGTGCCTTTTACTGGCGAGAAGAAAG gGAGAGCGTTTGTTCCTAAGGAGGGCCATGGAAAGATCCCCGACCATGAGCAGATCACCCTGGAGCCTGAGCTGGAGGAGGCTCTGAAGAATGCCACAGACGCTGAGATGTGTGACATCGCAG CTATTCTGGGAATGTACACACTGATGAGCAACAAGCAGTACTACGACGCATTGGGCACCACTGGTACCATCGCCAACACAGAGGGCATCAACA GTGTAGTAAAACCAGATGCATTCAAGATCTTCCCAGACGAGCCCCCCAACCCCACAAACGTGGAGGAAACCCTTCAGCAGATCCAGAAAAACGACAGCAGCCTGTTTGATGTCAACCTCAACAACATCAAG gaCATTCCCATCCCAACTCTGAAAGAGATCTTTGAGGCGATGAAGGGCAACACTCACGTGGAGTATCTGAGCATTGCCGCTACCCGTAGCAACGACCCCGTGGCCTAT GCTGTTGCTGAGATGCTCCAGGAGAACACCACTCTGCAGAGTCTTAACATCGAGTCCAACTTCATCACCTGCGAGGGCATGAATGCCATCGTCAAGGCCATGGCCAACAACACCACACTGACCGAGATCAAGATTGACAACCAG AGACAGAAACTGGGGGACTCCTGTGAGATGGAGATTGCCACCATGTTGGAGAACAACTCCAGCATCGTAAAGATCGGCTACCACTTCACCCAGCAGGGGCCTCGGGCTAGAGCAGCCATCGCCATCACCAGGAACAATGACATAA TTCGTCAACAGAGAGTAAGATGA